The nucleotide window CTTTTTCCTTCCGCGGCACGATGACGCCGTTATCTGGCGAGGGCCGGTGAAGATGGGACTGATCAAGCAGTTCCTGCGGGACGTCGAGTGGGGGACTCTGGACTACCTGGTGATAGATTGCCCGCCCGGAACGGGCGACGAGCCGCTCTCGGTGGTGCAATTGATCGAGGACGCCTCCGGCGCCGTTATCGTGACCACCCCACAGCAGGTTGCGCTTGCGGACGTCAGAAAATCCATCTCGTTCTGCCGGACCGTGAATCTGCGCGTGATCGGCGTCATCGAGAACATGAGCGGATTCATCTGCCCCACCTGCGGCAGCCGCCATGAGATATTCAAGTCGGGTGGCGGTCAAAAAATGGCTGCCGAGATGGGCGTCCCGTTCCTCGGAAAAATTCCGATCGACCCGCTAGTGGTGACGGCGAGCGACGACGGCCAACCCTTCTGCCGCAGGTTTGCCGGGACGCAGACCGCTAAAGCGTTTGAGGAGGTAATTCATCCCATATTGGCTATGGGGGATGTGCAGAGCGTCAAAGCTTGATATCATGAAAAGGAGAAATTAATGAGAATCGCAATACCCGTCATCGATGGAAGACTGTGCCCGCATTTCGGTCATTGCGCGAACTTCGCGCTTATCGATGTGGACATGGAAACCAGGCAAGTCATTAAAAAAGAAACTATTCCGGCGCCGGAGCATCAGCCGGGGCTGCTGCCGCGCTGGCTGCATGAACTCGGAGCCACGGTAATTATCGCGGGCGGTATGGGACAAAGAGCCTTGCAGCTTTTCGCGCAGAATGGAATAGAGGTGATCATCGGCGCCCCGTCCAGCGAGCCTGATGCCATAGTAGAAGCCTACATGCAAAATTCGTTGGCGCTCGGCGAAAATGTCTGCGACCATTAAACTGCGCGCACGACCCGGCATCGCGTGATGCCGGGGAGCGCACGGGATCATGATGCAATTGACATGCGGCCCCCTGCCGCGCTGGGATGTAAGATATTGAAGAAAGGACGCGAGCAATGCCCCTCTACGATTTCAAATGCAACGACTGCGGCGAGAAGAGCGAGGTATTGATCCGGACTTCGCTCGAACGAGAATCGCCTTCTTGCTCAAGATGCGGCTCAACCAACCTCGAGCGCCTCATATCGGCGCCGAATATTGCAAGAGAAC belongs to Candidatus Abyssobacteria bacterium SURF_5 and includes:
- a CDS encoding ATP-binding protein, with the protein product MEATECGTCGKDDCSAKTQKKDEDTKDFLDRQALQKRMCKIKHKVVVLSGKGGVGKSTVAVNMAMSLALAKRKVGLLDVDVHGPSVPTLLGLEGYRPNVVDGTIYPTLFEDKLKVMSLGFFLPRHDDAVIWRGPVKMGLIKQFLRDVEWGTLDYLVIDCPPGTGDEPLSVVQLIEDASGAVIVTTPQQVALADVRKSISFCRTVNLRVIGVIENMSGFICPTCGSRHEIFKSGGGQKMAAEMGVPFLGKIPIDPLVVTASDDGQPFCRRFAGTQTAKAFEEVIHPILAMGDVQSVKA
- a CDS encoding ATPase yields the protein MRIAIPVIDGRLCPHFGHCANFALIDVDMETRQVIKKETIPAPEHQPGLLPRWLHELGATVIIAGGMGQRALQLFAQNGIEVIIGAPSSEPDAIVEAYMQNSLALGENVCDH
- a CDS encoding zinc ribbon domain-containing protein — its product is MPLYDFKCNDCGEKSEVLIRTSLERESPSCSRCGSTNLERLISAPNIAREHAATAKTRCGKGSTCCGSTTPCEHPPCS